The genomic DNA GATCGTGCCGGGGGTCGAGGAATGGCATCCAAGCGTCTGCCGGGAGTGTCCCGCGGGCTGCGGTGTGATCGTGCGCGTAATGGAGGCACGGAGGAGAACAGAGCAGAATGGCGAGGCCGTTCTCGAGCCGGTTGCGGCCATCAAGAAGGTAGAGGGCAACCCGCTCGACCCGGTCTCGGGCGGCCGGCTCTGTGCCCGCGGACAGGCATCGGTGCAGCGGCTCTACCATCCCGACCGGCTGCGCGGCCCGAAGAAGAGGACCGGCGAGCGGGGCGAGACCTCGCTGGTGGACGTTTCTTGGG from bacterium includes the following:
- a CDS encoding molybdopterin-dependent oxidoreductase → MERRDFFKLVGTASGGALAGACGRKAEELLPVLVPEQAIVPGVEEWHPSVCRECPAGCGVIVRVMEARRRTEQNGEAVLEPVAAIKKVEGNPLDPVSGGRLCARGQASVQRLYHPDRLRGPKKRTGERGETSLVDVSWDEALDAVAARLKKADPKRIVYLSRPESGTRAASVERFLDALGAE